A single window of Inediibacterium massiliense DNA harbors:
- a CDS encoding short-chain fatty acid transporter, protein MFKRITKICVNLVQKYLPDPFLFAVILTLVVLICGMVTTGQGVVPMIMHWSNGFWGLLAFSMQMALVLVTGHTLANAPIIKKALDNLAKIAKTPTQAILAVTFISTIACWINWGFGLVIGALYARALAKEVKNVDYRLLIASAYSGFVVWHAGISGSIPLTLATGGEAVASATSGAVLEAVPTSTTIFSFFNLVVCAIILITMPLVNKAMHPTKDEVITVDPKLLMDEEAATTLENPTPADRMENSPILSMIIGLMGLIYIFYYVKENGFQLNLNIVNFIFLFAGIILHGTPRRFLDAISTATKGAGGIILQFPFYAGIMGMMVGANADGVSFAGVISEWFVNISNATTFPLFTFLSAGIVNFFVPSGGGQWAVQAPIMMPAGAKLGVSAAKTGMAIAWGDAWTNMIQPFWALPALGIAGLGARDIMGFCIIDLVYTGIIIALGLMFL, encoded by the coding sequence ATGTTCAAACGTATTACAAAAATATGTGTAAATCTTGTTCAAAAGTATTTACCAGACCCATTTTTATTTGCGGTTATATTAACATTAGTAGTATTGATTTGTGGTATGGTAACTACTGGACAGGGAGTAGTACCTATGATTATGCATTGGAGTAATGGTTTTTGGGGGCTATTGGCATTTTCCATGCAAATGGCATTAGTATTGGTTACAGGACATACACTCGCCAATGCACCTATTATTAAAAAAGCCTTAGACAACTTGGCAAAGATAGCAAAGACTCCTACACAAGCTATTTTGGCAGTAACTTTTATTTCAACTATTGCATGTTGGATTAACTGGGGATTTGGACTAGTAATTGGAGCTTTGTATGCAAGAGCATTAGCAAAAGAAGTAAAAAATGTAGACTATCGATTATTGATTGCTTCTGCTTATTCAGGATTCGTTGTATGGCATGCAGGAATTTCAGGTTCTATTCCACTTACATTAGCTACAGGAGGAGAAGCCGTAGCGAGTGCTACCAGCGGTGCAGTATTAGAAGCAGTACCTACAAGTACAACTATATTCTCATTTTTTAATCTTGTTGTATGTGCAATTATATTAATTACTATGCCTCTTGTAAACAAAGCTATGCATCCAACTAAGGATGAAGTGATTACAGTAGATCCTAAATTACTTATGGATGAAGAAGCTGCTACTACTTTAGAAAATCCTACACCAGCAGATAGGATGGAGAATAGTCCAATTCTTTCTATGATCATAGGACTAATGGGACTTATATATATATTCTATTATGTTAAAGAAAATGGATTTCAATTAAATTTAAATATTGTAAACTTTATATTCTTATTTGCAGGAATTATTTTACATGGAACACCTAGAAGATTTCTGGATGCAATTAGTACTGCTACAAAAGGAGCAGGAGGAATTATATTACAATTCCCATTTTATGCAGGAATTATGGGAATGATGGTAGGAGCAAATGCAGATGGAGTATCTTTTGCAGGTGTGATTTCAGAGTGGTTTGTAAACATTTCTAATGCAACAACCTTTCCTTTATTTACATTCCTTAGTGCAGGAATTGTGAACTTTTTCGTTCCATCTGGTGGAGGACAATGGGCAGTGCAAGCTCCTATTATGATGCCAGCAGGAGCTAAGCTTGGTGTTTCAGCAGCAAAAACTGGTATGGCTATTGCATGGGGAGATGCTTGGACGAATATGATCCAACCTTTCTGGGCACTTCCAGCTTTAGGAATAGCAGGGCTTGGTGCTAGAGACATTATGGGATTTTGTATTATTGATTTAGTTTATACAGGAATTATTATTGCATTAGGATTAATGTTTTTATAA
- a CDS encoding GGDEF domain-containing protein, with protein sequence MPKDQSSFDVSTFINKNEWSKKILDYGWIGLGLSFLGACMSYLLYHRGNIHYIQYHILLPAFLLAILILATETFLKAFDSSQDKIIITASCIFITILSYFHMEFHILKSAYILSMLISVFYFKLKNLIFALILNIFCIVFTFSIHPYMSKTAFAEDLMVIILVLFMSFFICKGILEKEQSILYHTYKNIQSKQELLIENIFLEKDLKIDRLTGLYNHRSFHEYLDILLEQANQHPFPIHLAILDIDNFKKVNDEYGHRVGDLVLERIGKIIRENLSPNDFPFRYGGEEFAILFTEVSTAFAYMIVEKIRSVVSNTYHKELNGKSITLSIGLESFQIGMDKQTLFENADAYLYLAKKGGKNRTVINNL encoded by the coding sequence ATGCCTAAAGATCAATCATCTTTTGATGTTTCTACCTTTATTAATAAAAATGAATGGTCAAAAAAGATATTGGATTATGGATGGATCGGCCTTGGATTATCTTTTTTAGGAGCCTGTATGAGTTATCTTTTATATCATAGAGGAAATATCCATTATATTCAATATCATATTCTTCTCCCTGCTTTTCTTTTGGCTATATTAATTCTTGCAACTGAAACATTTTTAAAAGCTTTTGATTCTTCTCAAGATAAAATTATTATTACAGCAAGTTGTATTTTTATTACTATACTATCCTACTTTCATATGGAATTTCACATTTTAAAATCTGCTTATATACTTTCTATGCTCATTTCTGTATTTTATTTTAAACTTAAAAACCTAATTTTTGCACTGATCTTAAATATTTTTTGTATTGTCTTTACTTTTTCTATTCATCCTTATATGTCTAAAACAGCTTTTGCAGAAGATTTAATGGTAATTATTCTTGTACTTTTTATGAGTTTTTTCATTTGTAAAGGAATTTTAGAAAAAGAACAATCTATCCTTTATCATACTTATAAAAATATACAATCTAAACAAGAACTTTTAATTGAAAATATTTTTTTAGAAAAAGATCTAAAAATAGATAGACTTACGGGCCTTTATAACCATCGATCCTTTCATGAATATTTAGATATTTTATTAGAGCAAGCCAATCAACATCCTTTTCCTATTCATCTTGCCATACTAGATATTGATAATTTTAAAAAAGTAAATGATGAATATGGACATAGAGTAGGAGATCTAGTACTAGAAAGGATAGGTAAAATCATAAGAGAAAATTTATCTCCTAATGATTTTCCATTTCGATATGGAGGAGAAGAATTTGCTATTTTATTTACCGAAGTAAGCACTGCTTTTGCTTATATGATCGTTGAAAAAATTCGTTCTGTTGTAAGCAATACCTATCATAAAGAATTAAATGGAAAGTCTATTACCTTAAGTATTGGTCTTGAATCCTTTCAAATTGGAATGGATAAACAAACATTATTCGAAAATGCAGATGCTTATTTGTATTTAGCAAAAAAAGGTGGAAAAAATAGAACTGTTATAAACAATTTATAA
- a CDS encoding rubrerythrin family protein, with the protein MTNKTLENLMAAFAGESQANRKYLAYAKKAEKEGKVNAAKLFRAAADAETLHAHKHFEVAGKIKSTKENLEDAVNGETYEFKDMYPEFLEVAKEEENKEAIRTFEYALKAEEVHAKLYEEALQNVDQEEEVFYYLCPVCGNIEKSVPGKCFICGVPGDKFIKY; encoded by the coding sequence ATGACAAACAAAACTTTAGAAAATTTAATGGCAGCTTTTGCTGGAGAATCACAAGCAAACAGAAAGTATCTTGCATATGCAAAAAAAGCAGAAAAAGAAGGAAAAGTAAATGCCGCAAAATTATTTAGAGCAGCTGCAGATGCAGAAACTCTTCATGCACATAAGCATTTTGAAGTAGCAGGAAAAATAAAATCTACAAAAGAAAATTTAGAAGATGCAGTAAATGGAGAAACTTATGAGTTTAAGGATATGTATCCAGAATTTTTAGAAGTGGCAAAAGAAGAAGAAAATAAAGAAGCAATCAGAACTTTTGAATATGCATTAAAAGCAGAAGAAGTGCATGCAAAGCTTTATGAAGAAGCGCTACAAAATGTAGATCAAGAAGAAGAAGTATTTTATTATCTTTGTCCAGTCTGTGGAAACATTGAAAAATCAGTTCCAGGAAAATGCTTTATTTGCGGAGTACCAGGAGATAAATTTATTAAATACTAA
- a CDS encoding CoA transferase subunit A, translating to MEVYIVVNKIVTLEEAMSHIKDGMTIMIGGFMAAGTPEKFMDALVEKGVKDLTLIGNDAGWPDRGIGKLLINKQAKKMIASHIGLNPEAGNQMNAGILEMELTPQGTLAERIRAGGNGLGGVLTPTGVGTIVEEGKQKIEIDGVEYLLEKPLRADIALINASIADKRGNLYFNKATKNFNPLMATAADLVIVAAEKIVEVGEIDPNDVMTPGLFVDYMVEV from the coding sequence ATGGAGGTGTATATAGTGGTAAATAAAATAGTAACATTAGAAGAAGCTATGAGTCATATCAAAGATGGAATGACCATTATGATAGGTGGATTTATGGCAGCTGGAACTCCAGAAAAATTTATGGATGCATTAGTAGAAAAAGGAGTAAAAGATTTAACTCTTATTGGAAATGATGCTGGATGGCCAGATAGAGGAATTGGTAAATTATTAATCAACAAGCAAGCAAAAAAAATGATTGCTTCTCATATTGGTTTAAACCCAGAAGCAGGAAATCAAATGAATGCAGGAATTCTTGAAATGGAATTAACTCCTCAAGGAACATTAGCAGAAAGAATTAGAGCAGGTGGAAATGGACTAGGTGGAGTATTAACACCAACAGGAGTAGGAACGATTGTGGAAGAAGGAAAACAAAAAATTGAAATAGACGGAGTAGAATATTTATTAGAAAAACCATTAAGAGCAGATATTGCTTTGATCAATGCGTCTATTGCAGATAAAAGAGGAAACTTATATTTTAATAAAGCAACTAAAAACTTCAATCCACTCATGGCTACAGCAGCTGATTTAGTAATTGTAGCAGCAGAAAAAATTGTTGAAGTAGGAGAAATCGATCCAAATGATGTGATGACTCCAGGACTATTTGTAGATTACATGGTGGAGGTGTAG
- the mutY gene encoding A/G-specific adenine glycosylase yields MSFYKFGDYENVSSKVIKEIQINLIDWYMKNHRKLPWRENQNPYYIWISEVMLQQTRVETVIPYFLNFINKFPNIKALANANEEDVLKAWEGLGYYSRAKNLHRGAKMICDEFLGLIPKNQKEIQKIIGIGPYTAGAILSIAYDQPVPAVDGNVMRVFSRLFYIKEDIGANKTRKEMERLGEVLVSRENPSFFNQALMELGAMICIPKNPKCIACPLFSQCMGRKLGVQHTLPIKNKKIKKREVNLEVALLWNENKFFIVKRSSQGLLANLWALPSVEREKNIEEGKTIILELEENYGMIVEKEKFLFQKEHIFTHLKWNMKVYLYKLIKSSIVEYPENGWIDKEEIEKYTFPTAFMKILKEIKKLV; encoded by the coding sequence ATGAGTTTTTATAAATTTGGTGATTATGAAAATGTAAGTAGTAAAGTTATAAAAGAGATACAAATAAATTTGATAGATTGGTATATGAAAAATCATAGAAAGCTTCCTTGGAGGGAAAATCAAAATCCATATTATATATGGATCTCAGAAGTGATGCTTCAACAAACTAGAGTAGAGACAGTTATTCCTTATTTTTTAAATTTTATAAATAAGTTTCCAAATATAAAAGCTTTAGCAAATGCCAATGAAGAAGATGTACTAAAGGCTTGGGAAGGCCTTGGGTATTATAGTAGGGCAAAGAATCTTCATAGGGGAGCTAAAATGATTTGTGATGAATTTTTAGGATTGATTCCTAAAAATCAGAAGGAAATCCAAAAAATAATAGGGATAGGGCCCTATACAGCAGGAGCTATTCTTAGTATTGCTTATGATCAACCAGTCCCAGCAGTAGATGGAAATGTGATGAGAGTATTTTCAAGACTATTTTATATAAAAGAGGATATAGGAGCAAATAAGACAAGAAAGGAAATGGAAAGATTAGGAGAGGTTTTAGTGAGTAGAGAAAATCCTTCTTTTTTCAATCAAGCTCTTATGGAGCTTGGAGCTATGATTTGTATTCCTAAAAACCCTAAATGCATAGCTTGTCCATTATTTTCTCAGTGTATGGGGAGAAAATTAGGAGTACAACATACTCTTCCAATAAAAAATAAAAAAATAAAAAAAAGAGAAGTAAATTTAGAAGTTGCTCTCCTTTGGAATGAAAATAAATTTTTTATTGTAAAAAGATCTTCGCAAGGACTTTTAGCTAATTTATGGGCACTTCCCAGTGTAGAGAGAGAAAAAAATATAGAAGAAGGGAAAACTATTATTTTAGAACTTGAAGAAAATTATGGGATGATTGTGGAAAAAGAAAAATTCTTATTTCAAAAGGAACATATTTTTACTCATTTAAAATGGAATATGAAGGTTTATCTATACAAACTTATAAAAAGTAGTATAGTAGAATATCCAGAGAATGGATGGATTGATAAGGAGGAGATTGAAAAATATACTTTTCCAACAGCTTTTATGAAAATTTTAAAAGAAATAAAAAAACTTGTTTAA
- the recJ gene encoding single-stranded-DNA-specific exonuclease RecJ, whose product MFQTSWEVNEDIDCKNLKDEKEIIHSILRKKGITNKEEVEEFLSLKPQKTYDPFLMKNMKEIVEKIIYFIKEKKSIWIYGDYDVDGISSISLLVEFFSHFTNNLQYYIPLREEEGYGLNCDAIKEIHQQGAELIITVDCGATSVEEVNLAKSLGMDIIVTDHHNLSDRIPDCLILSPKQKDSIYPFSYLCGCGVAFKLAQAIQKTLHAPKKYLADVLDIVALATVADVVPLIDENRTLLKYGLRAINSMKRPGLRRLIEEVRLLDKEITSGHIGFVLAPHFNASGRIDDAKAGVKLLLSKDPKEIEKLVKHLVDCNHERKKIQEKGLEICKEKVEKEYKEDLFLVVDSEKTHEGVIGIVAGRIRDLYYKPTLIVTDSHEEGILKGSGRSIEDMDIYEEMKKCSDLFLKFGGHKNACGFSIETSKLGLLRERLNMQAIELQKKSPMAFIKRIKVDATLNPSHMTEELVDLLKKLEPFGMGNERPYFLLTDIEVKNKDQVTMGKNNEHLRIKGTHFNDHSKITAIGFSMAENYKEGLKSADILNLVGYPKINEWNGCKSIQFMILDMKE is encoded by the coding sequence ATGTTTCAAACGAGTTGGGAAGTGAATGAAGATATAGATTGTAAAAATTTAAAAGATGAAAAAGAAATTATACATAGTATTCTTAGAAAAAAAGGAATTACAAATAAGGAGGAAGTAGAAGAATTTTTATCTTTAAAGCCTCAAAAGACTTATGACCCTTTTTTGATGAAAAATATGAAAGAAATTGTAGAAAAAATAATATATTTTATAAAAGAAAAAAAAAGCATTTGGATTTATGGAGATTACGATGTAGATGGAATTAGTAGTATTTCATTACTTGTGGAGTTTTTTAGCCATTTTACAAACAACCTTCAGTATTATATTCCTCTAAGAGAAGAAGAAGGATATGGACTAAACTGTGATGCTATAAAAGAAATTCATCAACAAGGAGCAGAACTCATTATTACAGTAGATTGTGGAGCAACTTCTGTAGAAGAAGTAAATTTGGCAAAATCATTAGGAATGGATATTATTGTAACAGATCATCATAATTTATCAGATAGGATTCCAGATTGTTTGATTTTAAGTCCAAAGCAAAAAGATTCTATTTATCCTTTTTCTTATCTATGTGGTTGTGGAGTTGCTTTTAAACTAGCACAGGCTATTCAAAAGACTTTACATGCTCCTAAAAAATATTTAGCAGATGTATTAGATATCGTAGCTTTGGCTACTGTTGCAGATGTGGTTCCTTTGATAGATGAAAATAGGACGCTTTTAAAATACGGATTAAGAGCCATTAATAGCATGAAAAGACCAGGACTTAGAAGACTTATTGAAGAAGTAAGACTTTTAGATAAAGAAATTACATCAGGTCATATTGGATTTGTGTTGGCTCCTCATTTTAATGCAAGCGGAAGAATTGATGATGCAAAAGCAGGTGTGAAGCTTCTTTTAAGTAAAGATCCAAAAGAAATAGAAAAGCTTGTAAAACACTTGGTAGATTGTAATCATGAAAGAAAAAAGATTCAAGAAAAGGGACTTGAAATTTGTAAAGAAAAGGTAGAAAAAGAATATAAAGAGGATCTTTTTTTAGTTGTAGATTCAGAAAAGACTCATGAAGGAGTCATAGGGATTGTAGCAGGCAGAATCAGAGATCTTTATTATAAGCCCACTTTGATTGTAACAGATTCTCATGAAGAAGGAATACTAAAGGGAAGTGGAAGAAGTATTGAAGATATGGATATTTATGAAGAGATGAAAAAATGTAGCGATTTGTTTTTGAAATTTGGAGGGCATAAAAATGCTTGTGGTTTTTCTATTGAAACAAGTAAGCTAGGACTACTTAGGGAAAGACTCAATATGCAAGCAATAGAATTACAAAAAAAATCTCCAATGGCCTTTATAAAAAGAATAAAAGTAGATGCTACACTAAATCCTTCTCATATGACTGAAGAGCTAGTAGATTTATTAAAAAAATTAGAGCCCTTTGGAATGGGGAATGAAAGGCCTTATTTTTTACTGACTGATATTGAAGTGAAAAATAAGGATCAAGTGACTATGGGAAAAAATAATGAACATTTAAGAATAAAAGGAACGCATTTTAATGATCATAGTAAGATTACAGCTATTGGATTTTCTATGGCAGAAAATTATAAAGAGGGTCTTAAATCGGCTGATATACTAAATTTAGTAGGTTATCCTAAAATCAATGAGTGGAATGGATGCAAAAGCATACAATTTATGATTTTGGATATGAAAGAATAG
- a CDS encoding 3-oxoacid CoA-transferase subunit B, translating to MNAKEIIARRVAKELKDGDVVNLGIGLPTMVANYIPKEMDVMFQSENGFVGLGPVPEEGKEDKDLVNSGGQPVTVVPGAAFFDSSVSFGIIRGGHVDATVLGALQVDEKGNLANWMIPGKMVPGMGGAMDLVVGAKKVIISMTHTAKGKHKILKECKLPLTAKAQVDMIITEMGVMEIRKEGIVLTEINPEYTVEQVQEATEAKLIIPQELKQMEI from the coding sequence ATGAACGCAAAAGAAATTATTGCTAGAAGAGTTGCAAAGGAATTAAAAGATGGAGATGTAGTGAACTTAGGAATAGGTCTTCCTACTATGGTAGCTAATTACATACCTAAAGAAATGGATGTAATGTTTCAATCTGAAAATGGCTTTGTAGGATTAGGTCCTGTACCAGAAGAAGGAAAAGAAGATAAAGATTTAGTAAACTCTGGGGGACAACCAGTAACAGTAGTGCCAGGTGCAGCTTTCTTTGATAGCTCTGTATCTTTTGGAATTATTAGAGGAGGACATGTAGATGCTACAGTACTTGGAGCATTACAAGTGGATGAAAAAGGAAATTTAGCAAACTGGATGATTCCAGGTAAAATGGTACCAGGTATGGGTGGAGCTATGGACCTTGTGGTAGGAGCTAAAAAAGTAATTATTTCTATGACTCATACAGCAAAAGGAAAACACAAAATATTGAAAGAATGTAAATTACCACTTACAGCAAAAGCACAAGTGGATATGATTATTACAGAAATGGGTGTTATGGAAATAAGAAAAGAAGGAATTGTTTTAACTGAAATCAATCCTGAATATACTGTAGAACAAGTACAAGAAGCTACAGAAGCAAAATTAATTATTCCTCAAGAATTAAAACAAATGGAAATATAA